From the genome of Acidobacteriota bacterium:
ATCGTGGTGGCGGAGCACGAGAAGCATTTCGATCCGGGCGCGGTCTTTGTTGCGAAGTCCGGCGCGCTCACGCGTTATCGGGAGTTGAAGCAGGGCGACGCGGTGCTGAGTTTCTATCGTTTGCGGTGAACTGGGGAGCGTGGGCGGGTGAGATGCTTCGCGACCGATACCCGCGCTGAAGAAAGCGCGCGCGGCCCTCGGTCACTCAGCATGACACTTCCAAGAGGAGTGCGCTATGTATCCGCTGTCCGCTGTCCGCTTTCCGCTTTCCGCTTTCCGGGGTACGGAGAGCGGGAGGGCGATTCACATGATCAGTTCGTTCGCCCGCTGGACGATGGGATGCTGCATCTCGCGCAGGTCGTTCTTCACCAGATTCAGTCCGTAGACGCAGCTCTCGAAGTCTTCGGCCAGGTGCTTGAACAGCGGCGCGACCTTGGCATACTCGAAGAACTCGAATTTCGAGACGATGTAGTAACTCTCTTTGCCGGCGCGCATGAAATCGACAAAATTCTCGAGCCGCTGCCGCCGCAGCCGCCAGTGGTTGATGCTCTCGGGGAACATCCCGGTAAAGAAGAGCGTGAAGTCGCCGATATGCTTGCGCACCTGGCGTTCGCGATCGAACGAGGGCGCCTCACCGTAGACCGGATCCGACTCCAGCAGCATCTCGCCGACATCGTGCAGCGGCTGGCCCGAGGCGTTGCGGACCTTGTACATGTTCTCGACCGAGCAGAACTCGGTGAGCATGTTGGCCACGTACTCTTGCACCTCGTGGTCGCGCAGCCCGATGACTTCGGAAAAATTGCGCTCGACGAGCGCGAGGAACAGGTCTTGCAGCGGATGGTTCTCTGGAACCACGGCCATCACCTCCGTAAAGCTGTGCGAGTCCTCGACGGCCACCTGCGCTATCTTTCTCAGCGCCTGCGTTCACCCCGTCTCGATCAAGGGACTCGGTTACTGCATTGGAGCGGATTGTGGGCGCGTTTGGTAATCCGCACAAGAGGGGGAATGCAGATTGTTAGCAGTCGGGTGTCGCGTGTGCCAAGCAACCAAAACCAAATGACGACCGCAGAGGACGCGGAGGACACAGAAGAATCAATGAAGGAACGGCAAGCATCGAACCTTGAGACCTCGGCGTCCTTGGCGTCCTCTGCGGTTGTGATTGGCAGGCCGCCGATTTGCCCAACCGCGCCCGAGTCCGCTAAAATAGACCCTTTCCGAGAGAGGTCCTGAAGCGACATGAAAGAGAAGATCCATCCCGCTTACAACGAAGTGCGCGTGATGTGCGCCTGCGGGAACAATTTCGTCACGCGGTCGACGCACAAGGGCGACATCCACCTGGAGATTTGTTCCAACTGCCATCCGTTTTTCACCGGCAAGCAGAAGCTGCTGGACACCGCCGGACGCGTGGAGCGCTTCCGCCGCAAGTACGCCAAGGCCGACGCGATGAAGGCCGAAGCCGCCACCAAGGCCACGGCCAAGGAAGCCGCCGCGAAGAAATAAGGCGTTCGCTTTCGGGAGCCTCCGCCACGGCGGAGGCTTTCGTTATTCGGAAACCAGTTCTCGCTACAATAGGGTCGCATGCGGAAGCACTTCGAAAACCCGGTGCCCGACGTTCGTACGAACGACGCCAAGCAGGTCGTGCACAGCGCGCGCGTGCCGGCCTCCGTCCGCATCGGTAAGGTGGAGCTGCGTCCGGCGACCGTGCTCGCGCCCATGGCCGGCGTGACGGATACCGTCTTCCGGCGCTTCATCCGCAGCGTCAGCTTCATCCACGAGCTTGGGCCGATGTCCGCTTACGACCCAAGGGAACTGCGGCCCGTGACCGCCGCCGACCCGAACGCCTGCGGCCTGATCATGACCGAGTTCACCTCGGCCGACGGCGTGACCAAGACGAAAAAGAAGTCGGTGCTGAAGCGCTACCTCGGCTACCTCGATGACGAGCATCCCTTGGCCGCGCAGCTTTTTGGCTCGGACCCAACGGTGCTGGCCGAGGCCGCCAAGCTGGTGGAGGACATGGGCTTCGACACGGTGGACCTGAACCTCGGGTGTCCGGCGAAGAAAGTGGTGAAGTGCAATGGCGGCTCGGGACTGCTGCGCGATATCCCGAAGATCGAGACCATCTTCAAAGCGGTGCGCGCGGCGGTGAACATCCCATTCACGGTGAAGTTCCGCCTGGGCTGGAGCGATACTGAGATCGTGTGCGTGGAGATCGGAAAGCTCGCAGAAGCGTGCGGCCTGAACGCGGTGGCGCTGCACGCGCGCACGCGCGAACAGGGCTACGCCGGCAACGCGCGCTGGGAGTGGATCGCCGCGGTGAAGGCGGCGGTGAATATCCCGGTGATCGGCAACGGCGATATCCGCACGCCCGAAGACGCGGCCGCCATGGTGGCCGAGACGGGATGCGATGCGGTGATGATCGGGCGGACGGCGGCGAGTAATCCGTGGATCTTCCGCCAGATCGCGCAGTACACGGCGACCGGCAGCTACCACCATCCGACCGACCAGGAACGCCACGAGATGATCCGGCGCTACTTCACCATGCTGCTCGAGCACGAAGAGCTGCCCGGCGCCTTCGGCAAGATGAAGCAGTTCGCTTCCTACTTCACCCACGGCATCCGCTGCGGCGGGAACCTGCGCAAGGATATCTACGAGGCGAAAAGCGAGCAGGCGATCC
Proteins encoded in this window:
- the rpmE gene encoding 50S ribosomal protein L31 gives rise to the protein MKEKIHPAYNEVRVMCACGNNFVTRSTHKGDIHLEICSNCHPFFTGKQKLLDTAGRVERFRRKYAKADAMKAEAATKATAKEAAAKK
- the dusB gene encoding tRNA dihydrouridine synthase DusB, which gives rise to MRKHFENPVPDVRTNDAKQVVHSARVPASVRIGKVELRPATVLAPMAGVTDTVFRRFIRSVSFIHELGPMSAYDPRELRPVTAADPNACGLIMTEFTSADGVTKTKKKSVLKRYLGYLDDEHPLAAQLFGSDPTVLAEAAKLVEDMGFDTVDLNLGCPAKKVVKCNGGSGLLRDIPKIETIFKAVRAAVNIPFTVKFRLGWSDTEIVCVEIGKLAEACGLNAVALHARTREQGYAGNARWEWIAAVKAAVNIPVIGNGDIRTPEDAAAMVAETGCDAVMIGRTAASNPWIFRQIAQYTATGSYHHPTDQERHEMIRRYFTMLLEHEELPGAFGKMKQFASYFTHGIRCGGNLRKDIYEAKSEQAILDAVERFFTSSPSAADQRESVAVSA